Proteins encoded within one genomic window of Acomys russatus chromosome 5, mAcoRus1.1, whole genome shotgun sequence:
- the LOC127189028 gene encoding MAPK-interacting and spindle-stabilizing protein-like: protein MFPSIPLPGLLPGSPAPFLPSRPSCPQPSGPYPVPAIRGPGPRGPYVTPNMPFPDLPRPNSAPIDPAVPGTLGTRGSMSSGPWAPGMGGQHPNMPYLSPGPYPTPTAPPPLPPPLPPSLPPPLPPPPPVSGAPPVPWGTVSPRAWGPPAPNPAPLEPYPPPGLHLTLNNPCQESSGPSDVSPMPDGPHQMNDIPGGYRSDASNQESTPETTGQTKHLKIDNKPIKRRRSKKRSKPVTWGDIKTLTHEAETLGKQQGYNTTDPKMMLLCLMTILHVNSQRENVEFK from the coding sequence AtgtttccctccatccctctacCTGGACTACTACCAGGATCTCCAgcaccctttcttccttccagaccATCATGTCCCCAACCTAGTGGTCCTTATCCAGTCCCTGCTATACGAGGCCCTGGCCCCAGAGGGCCATACGTTACACCAAATATGCCCTTTCCAGACCTACCTAGGCCAAACAGTGCACCCATAGATCCAGCTGTACCTGGTACGTTAGGTACACGGGGATCCATGTCTTCTGGACCTTGGGCACCAGGAATGGGAGGGCAGCACCCTAATATGCCATATCTATCTCCAGGGCCATATCCTACTCCTactgctccccctccccttcctcctcctcttcccccttctcttcctcctcctcttcctcctcctcctccagtgtcAGGAGCACCACCTGTTCCATGGGGCACAGTGTCACCCAGAGCCTGGGGACCACCAGCACCAAATCCTGCCCCTCTAGAACCATATCCCCCCCCAGGACTCCATCTTACTCTGAATAATCCTTGCCAAGAGTCTTCAGGACCTTCTGATGTTTCACCAATGCCTGATGGCCCCCATCAGATGAATGACATCCCAGGTGGCTACCGTTCAGATGCATCGAACCAGGAGAGCACCCCGGAGACCACTGGACAAACAAAGCACCTGAAGATAGACAACAAACCCATCAAGAGGAGACGTTCCAAGAAGAGGAGTAAGCCAGTAACTTGGGGAGACATCAAGACTTTAACTCATGAAGCTGAGACTTTGGGGAAACAACAAGGGTACAACACTACTGACCCCAAAATGATGCTGTTATGCTTAATGACGATATTACATGTTAATTCTCAGCGTGAAAACGTAGAATtcaaatga